Sequence from the Cervus canadensis isolate Bull #8, Minnesota chromosome 3, ASM1932006v1, whole genome shotgun sequence genome:
taaagaatccacctcctaTGAGGAAGACACGGGCAGACATGATttcctttggttgggaagatcccctggaagagggcatggtaacccactccagtatcgttgcctggagaatcccatggacagagtagcctggtgggctacagttcataggatcacaaagagttggacatgactaaagcgcgCCCGCTGCGACAGACCGCGCAGAAGCGTGCCGGCTGCGACGGACGGCGCAGAAGTGTGGCCGTTGGCcctgaggagctacccctcgcccaaagTCAGGGGTAGAGACCGAGAGCGCCAGGCTACGACAGCGCAGGAgcggtggccgagaggagcttccccacgctTGAGGTCAGGGGTGGCGGCTGAGAAGAGCTACCacacgcccgaggtcaggggcggcggccgagaggaacTACCCCACCCCGGAGGTCAGGGGTCCTGCCCGAGAGGAGCTACCACACCGCCAAGGAGCGGCTGCGTgggcgcaggagggccaagaggagctactccacgttcaaggtcaggaggggcggccgtgagaagatacccctcgtccaaggtaaggagcagcggttgcactttgctggagcagccatgaagagaaaACGCcaggtccaaggtaagagaaacccacgtaagacagtaggtgttgagagagggcatcagagggcagacacactaaaaccataatcacagaaaactagccaacttaatcacaggaccacagtcttgcctaactcaatgaaactaagccatgccgtgtggggccacccaagatggtcaggtcatggtggagaggtctgacagaatgtggtccactggagaagggaatggcaaaccacttcagtattcttgccttgagaacccaatgaacagtatgagaaggcaaaatgataggatactgaaagagaaactccccaggtcagtaggtgcccaatatgctactggagatcagtggagaaataacaccagaaagaatgaagggatggagccaaagcaaaaataatacccagttgtggatgggactggtgataaaagcaaggtccaatgctgtaaagagcaatattgcatgggaatgtggaatgttaggttcatgaatcaaggcaaattggaagtggtcaaacaggagatggcaagagtgaatgtcaacactctaggaatcagcaaactaaaatggactggaatgggtgagtttaactcagatgaccattatttctactactgtgggcaggaatcccttagaaaaaatggagtagccatcatagtcaacaaaagagtccgaaatgcagtacttggatgcaatctcaaaaacaacagaatgatctctgttcatttccaaagcaaaccattcaatatcacggtaatccaagcctatgccccaaccagtaacgatgaagaagccaaagttgaacgattctatgaagacctacaagacagtttagaactaacaccccaaaaaggtgtccttttcattatagggaactcgaatgcacaagtaggaagtcaagaaacacctggagtaacaggcaaatttggccttggagtatggaatgaagcagggcaaaggctaatagagttttgccaagagaatgcactggtcatagcaaacaccatcttccaacaacacaagagaaaactctacacatggacatcatcagatggtcaacaccaaaatcagattgattatactctctgcagccaaagatggagaagctctgtacagtcagcaaaaacaagacctggagctgactgtggctcagatcatgaactccttactgccaaattcagacttaaactgaagagagtagggataaccactagaccattcaggtatgacctaaatcaaatcccttatgaatatacagtggaagtgagaaatagatttaagtgactagatctgatagacagagtgcctgatgaactatggttggaagttcgtgacattgtacaggagacagggatcaagaccatccccatggaaaagaaatgcaaaaaggcaaaatggttgtctgaggaggccttacaaatagctgtgaaaagaagagaagcaaaaagcaaaggagaaaaggaaggatattcccatttgaatgcagagttccaaagaatagccaggagagataagaaagccttcttcagcgatcaatgcaaagaaatagaagaaaacaacagaatgggaaagactagagatctcttcaagaaaattagagatatcaagggaacatttcatgcaaaaatgggctcaataaaggccagaaatggtatggacctaacagaagcagaagatattaagaagaggtggcaagagcacacagaagaactgtacaaaaaagatcttcatgacccagataatcatgatggtgtgatcactcacctagagccagacatcatggaatgtgaagtcaagtgggccttagaaagcatcactaccaacaaagctagtggatgtgatggaattccagttgagctatttcaaatcctgaaagatgatgctgtgaaagtgctgcactcaatatgccagcaaatttggaaaactcagcagtggccctaggactggaaaaggtccgttttcattccagtccttaagaaaggcaatcccaaagaatgctcaaactaccacacaattgcactcatctcacacgctagtaaagtaatgctcaaaattctccaagccaggcttcagcaatacgtgaaccgagaacttccagatgttcaagctggttttagaaaaggcagaggaaccagagatcaaattgccaatatcccctggatcatagaaaaaacaagagagtttcagaaaaacatctatttctgctttattgactatgccaaagccttcgactgtgtggatcacaataaactgtggaaaattctgaaagagatgggaataccagaccacctgacctgcctcttgagaaacctgtatgcaggtcaggaagcaacagttagaactggacatggaacaatagactggttccaaataggaaaaggagtacgtcaaggctgtatattgtcaccctgtttatttaacttatatgcagagtacatcatgagaaatgctgggctggaagaagcacaagctggaattaagatttccaggagaaatatcaataatctcagatatgcagatgacaccacccttatggcggaaagtgaagaggaactaaaaagcctcttgatgaaagtgaaagaggagagtgaaaaagttggcttaaagcttaacattcagaaaactaagatcatggcatctggtcccatcacctcatgggaaatagatggggagacagtggaaacagtgtcagactttattttggggggctccagaatcactgcagatggtgactgctgccatgaaattaaaagatgcttactccttggaaggaatgttatgaccaacctagatagcatattaaaaagtagagacattactttgccaacaaaggtcagtctggtcaaggctatggtttttccagtggtcatgtatggatgtgagagttggactgtgaagaaagctgagcgctgaaaaattgatgcttttgaactgtggcattggagaagactcttgagaatcccttgaactgcaaggagatccaacgagtccatcctgaaggagataagtcctgggtgttcattggaaggagtgatgctgaagctgaaactccaatactttggccacctcatgggaagagttaactcattggagaagaccctgatgctgggagggattgggggcaagaggagaaggggacgacagaggatgagatagctggatggaatcaccgactcgatgggcatgagtttgagtagactccgggagtttgtgatggacagggaggcctggcgtgctattcatcgggttgcaaagagtcggacccgactgagcgactgaagtgatcTGAAAGCGATTGAACGTGCACACAAGCGaattttttgtttcacttttttctgaTTCTAAATAGTATTTTGTCCCTTTTTTGcagtattttcatatatatataacatatacttatatgtaaaattatgATTTGTATCTCTACATAGTTTCTCTATTGGTGAGACATTAGTCTTTAGCATAGTTCTTCAGATATAGTTTccttttaagttatttaaacatatttactATAGCTATTTTAGATTCTTTGTCTTATTAGTCCACTCTTAGGGACAGTTTTTATTAATTGCCCTTTTCCTCTGtatgtttcttatttctttacttgtttcacaatattttgttgaaaactggacgTTTTAAATGTTATAGCAACTCTGGAAATCCAGTCTCCCTTATCTTTGTCAGTGGTTTAATGCTGTATCTTGCTGTAGTtactattttctgatttttaataaagaCTTCCTCAACTAATTTTGGATATTCTGCTATAtcctttgttgtgtgtgtgtgaccagtgAAATTGTAGTTTCATTAATTTAGTGGTTATCTTGAATGCCTAGATCCaaactgagaaaacaaagaaacaaaaaaacaaaacccaaatctTCTGCCATTCATTGCAGAGAAACTCTGTGTATATTAGGGCATGTCTTCAGCATTCAGTCAAAGAGATTACAGTTATGACTTTACTTCTTGCTTTCACAGCCTCAAGGTCAGCAGGAGTGACAGATCAGAGCATTCTCAGGTCTTTACTAAGCATGTGCCCAGCGCTGAGAATGTTCATGATCTTCTAGATTTCCAGGAAtatgtcagagcttttctttctttctttttttttttttaaatggaatttctgCAACATTTTTAATCTGTAAACTGAACTTTTCATCATGCACAAAGGCCTGTGAAATAGGCTTTCTTAGATTAGACCCAGTTTGGCCAACTGaaaaatcaggatttttttttgtacagGAAAATCTTCAATAAACCCAAGGAATGTTTTCACAAGACACAGGCTGGACCCTAAGTTTTGCATCCAAGAGGCTAGGCTGTTGATTTGACTTAATCTTGTCGCACCAAGATTTGCAAAGTAAAGATCAAAGTCAACCAAGACAATCCATTTCAATTGTTTATTAACGGACCAGATTACAAAAATAATCCTGGTAGATACCTTAGTTCATCCTTCTAATAAGCCTGTTGATCTGGTCTTCCCTGTTGCCAGCATCTCCACCTTCTACAAAATGGGtggtctttttcttcattccacCTCGTGGAGAAGACAATTTAAAGGGCCACAGGAAGTTGTTTGCTTCCTTGAAACGTTTTCCAACAGTATAGATCTCATGAATCAGATCCTCCATGCAGATGATTCCGTATTTCCCAAGAGATCGAGCAATCAATGCGTTGTCTGTCAGGGCAATTCGCTTTTTGTTGATTTTGCCATAACCACGCTTGTAGATCAATTCATTTACAGACTTCAGATTTGGGTACCCCCATGCAATGTATGGCTCCACAATTCTCAGCATGTTAATTGATGCCTTGTTGAGCTTCACAAAGGTGCCATTGAAGATCTGCCGGAGGCGAAGGAGCTGCAGCACCTTTCGAACCTTTGGGCTCACACCGTTGATACCTCTGATCCTGATGACAAATGCCAATTTGGGTTCCGCGGGTACATAGAAGTTGCCAGCTTTCCGTGCCATCCTAGCCATTCGAATTTCGGTTCTGTACATCTGCCTGTATTCCTTGTGGTAATGCTTAGCTTTTTCATAAATAAGCTTCCTCCTTGCCTTTCGAAGCATCTTTTGGGCAAACTTCTTTCTCAGGCGCTTGATCTTAAGCTCTGCGAAATTCTTTCGCTTTTTCTTAAGGGTTTCTGGCACAGCAGgaaccttctttttcttctcttctgcaccCTCCATGGTTCCAGCCGGGAAAGAGGATGTGTCAGAGCTTTTCAAAGCCCTTATTTCCCAAAGCGttttatttctcagacttttctccCAAAATTTTAGTTAATTTACTCTTTGTCTCAACTTTATTCATTGTCTTAGGCATCAGTGACTAAAACATTTGCCTGTAAGTGTTTTTTGACAAATATTGATTAGGTAACAGGTTTAGGACTAGGTGGGTTCTGTGTTAGGTAAGATAAAAGCAAGCCTTTGGGGCTGGTTTTCAAGGGAGTCATCAGACAGTTCAAAACACATAATTCTTTGTGATTGGAGTCAGCTACTATCAGTGGGTGCTGATCTGGAAATGCAGGTCATTGTTTTTGAGGCTGCTAGTAAACTCAGGGGCAGGGAATAGGACTAGGGTGAATCAACCCACCATAAACCTCAGAGTTCTTATAGAGATTTAGCAATTTTTCTTTAGTAGATAGTCCCCTGGTTGAGATGGTGATCGAGATGAAAACACAATCTTTTAGTGACAAAATCTCAGAATCCcttgtctttttctgtgttttacttAATACAAGCAAGTCACTACATTCATCTCACAGAAAAGGAATATGATGACACGAAAGTGTTATATTCCAGGAAGAATGTTGGGTCCCCATTTTGGAGTCTGCTTCCTATACTAAAATAGATCTTTTTTATTAAGCcccatatttattaaatattcttttctatatttacatttttctctctgtccttcagATTAGATATTTTCTACTACTAACAGTATTTTCTGATTGTGTTTCAATCAGAAATAATTGTGTTTCTGTTGTACCCTTATGCTGTTAAGTCTATCTTTTAAGTTCTTTGtttcagatgttttattttttctttcctaaaataatcatttgattatttttatagactgcaattttaaattcaaattttccattttccactAATTTTGcgtttcattttctctattttcttagaCACATTAAGGATAACTATTTTGAAATCTTTGCCAGCTAACTACAAAATCTGGGTAGCCTATTTGTATCATCTGTTTTTTCCTCAGCTATAGGTTATGTGTTTCTGTATTTCAAagtaaatcattatttttaaaatggcatttattatgcatttgaaaaatttaaagtcTATAGACAATATATTCTTCTAAAGAAGGCATACCTTTCTCTTCATTGGGCAGGTGGAGAATGGTCATTTGTTTCAACTGGGGAGTATATAAGTGAAAATGGGGTTGCATTCCTGATGATGCTTCACCACCATTGGCCTGCCAGGGCTTTCAACCCAATGTGCATTCCATGGGGCCACTACCCCATCCCATCTAATCATAACcattgtcttgcttgactgtcaGAAATCTCTTCTAACTTGTGTCTGCCTTTAAGAGTGCTCCCACTTAGATTTTTAGGTTTTTATCCTCAGTAGCCCAATGTTTTATATTCTAAATGAGGAGAGGgaattatacaaaaaataatgaaaaagagtgaattaAGCAGATGGAGTGGCTGCAATGATGAATGTGGCAGTTACTGAGTGGCCATAGCCATATGAAtgctttgcttgttttttttttttttttttagtttagagagttcttttattttggaattgTATGGGTCACTTTTTTTCTTCACAGGACATCATTCACCAATTCAAGCAACAATCCAAAAGTCAGGTCTGAATAGTTGAGTACTGATATTATGCCTTGGGTTTAATCATTATAAAACAAGTTTCATTGAAAACAGAAAGCTTTTCAGTGGGTAGATACTTTATTTACCTTTACTAGATTTAcctttatttagctttttttaaaaaatttttccctttttaaatttttaccctCTAAGGTATAATATGTATTCAGAGTAATTCACATAAATATCAGCTAGCCAAATATTCACAAACATAACACATTTGTGTAATTATTAATAGTACTCATAAATAAGCAGGATACCCTTAAGTCTTCCAGTTACTGTCTTCCTTCCAGTCACTGGTATCTTGTATCCTAATTGCATAGATTAGTGTGGTCTTAACTTGTCCATAAATGAAATGATGCAATATGTGCTCTTGTGGctgctttctttcatttaactTTTTGTTTGTGACAGTTACCCCATATGGATGCTTTTGAAACATGAATTAGATGATGTCAACCCTTACTCAACACTCTTTAGTGGCTTGGGAGAAAATTTAAAGTGCTGATCATGTTCTGTAGGACTCTATATGATGAAACCCTAGGTTCATACCACAAATCCCTTTTTCCTACTTTTCCCCTCACTCATTAAGCTCCAGCCCTGTTGGCCTCAAACAGGCCCCATGCCTGCAAGCTCTGCATTTGCTCCTGCTCTTCCTGAAACAATGTTTTCTTGAGAGTCACTCAGGCTTCTGCTCAAACATCACTTCACAGGGCCCTACCCCAGAACTCTCTGAGtttatattcttgcctacttttctttcttcttgtatGCATATGCTATCATATTATTAACATGTTTATTGATGGTTTGTGTGTTGGACTTTAGTGTAACCTCCATAAGACTGGCGGGTCTCCCTTAACATCATCTCCCCAGGCTTAGAGTGAAGCCTGGTACATAACAGGcaaacaatatttaaattttgtttttcaaagactATTTGTTGACTGAAATGAAAAGTCCAGATTGCTAATACAAAATCACAGCTGCCTTATAAGCTTGTAAGACCCCCAATTCTATCTGAGGAAATTGAGGAAGATTTTCAAAAGGAGGTGAAAATTGGGCTATCCAAAGCTGATTCCTGATGGGAAAGGAGGGATGGAGTATTCCAGGCAAAGGCAACAAGTTGCAAAAAGATGCAAATACAGGGCTGAGCCCAGGATTTGTCACATGATTCCTACAAAGCCTGTTAAAATACCTAGAACAAAGGGATGCATGTGAATTACTTacagactaaaaataaaattttaaatcaaggcAAACTATTAAAAGGATAATCTCTTCTAAGTTTATCTTCTAGCAGATCCAGGGCCTTTCAAAATCTCTCttagcagttttatttccagtcttCAAGagggaaattttttgttttgcttttttttttttaataatttgtggGTAATTTTAATTTACAAGGATATTGAGCCACCAGTGGACATTTACTAAAAGTCACATGAATtaaaaaagcctgaaaaaattAGGAATTCACATAAAGTCAAATTGCCTGCATGTTTTTGAGGTTAAAACAATTCCTCTATATGTCCAAGGAATCCACCAAAGGGGACAGAAGTCCAGCATTTGAGGACTTTATTGGTGGGGGATAATGAGGGAGAAGATTGGGGCACACTGGCTTCATTCAGATTACACTGAACATCAGGAATGTGTCCTATGAAAGAGCTGCATGTGAAGATCATCTTTATATACAGTATTTAAAGGAATTTTTCAATAATTCAAACCCTAATATTTGTTGTAGTTAAAACTTATGAATATTAACAATATCTTATGAGATCCAAGTGAAAGGTACCTGTCCTTTTCTCATGAAAACACTTACCAAGATTACTGGACCACACAACACTTGTGCTATTGCACATCCAGGTTACAGCATGTTGCAATGactcaaaataaatttatttaatggtGTTTATTCCTAGAACTTGCCAAGAAAGACCAGTTTGGAACTGTTTGCTTTCTAATTCTTATCAGAGACCTGGTTGAGGAGGTTGATATTTGAGAAAGATAAGGGCAGGGGCAGGCCAGTCATCTATTCTTTCTTGTGTTGTGGggcatattttttataaattttgaatttcattAGCTTAGCCTCCCTCATTCTCCTGACATAAATAGCACACTTGCATCATTTTTGtgaatgttttattatatttgtaacttGAGGGTTTTTTGGAAGTTAATAGAGAGAACAGTTACATCTCTGCATTTTTGCACAATTGCCATCAGAGACACTGGACACAGGCTGCCTCGTGTGCTGGCGTAAGGTCTTAAATGTAAATTCAACTTGGGATTTATTATAACCATGGTGGAAAGAGGTTGGTTTTAAGCTCATGAATCTACATTTGAGTCTTTGTTCTAGCATTTGGAAGGTGTAAAATTTTAAGCAACTGTCATTTGTCTCCCTtagtttcagtttttgttttttttttaatctgtaaaatggcagtGCTGTGATATCTAACTGACAGGGTGTTGTCAGTATTACTGAGAGCTTATATCTAGGTTTTGCAAGCTTCATCGCTTTTTATCACTACATGACTCTTACAGTACCTTATTGGAGTGTCTTTGATCATTGCTCAGGGGTTTACCTGCTAAATTTTATCAAAGAAGTTCGGTAGCCTTTGCTTCTTAAT
This genomic interval carries:
- the LOC122438511 gene encoding 60S ribosomal protein L7, which translates into the protein MEGAEEKKKKVPAVPETLKKKRKNFAELKIKRLRKKFAQKMLRKARRKLIYEKAKHYHKEYRQMYRTEIRMARMARKAGNFYVPAEPKLAFVIRIRGINGVSPKVRKVLQLLRLRQIFNGTFVKLNKASINMLRIVEPYIAWGYPNLKSVNELIYKRGYGKINKKRIALTDNALIARSLGKYGIICMEDLIHEIYTVGKRFKEANNFLWPFKLSSPRGGMKKKTTHFVEGGDAGNREDQINRLIRRMN